A single Numenius arquata chromosome 15, bNumArq3.hap1.1, whole genome shotgun sequence DNA region contains:
- the EEF1AKMT2 gene encoding EEF1A lysine methyltransferase 2: MAVAGERAGRPAGPGCREEPFSPSVLGTREHWDAAYERELQTFEDIGDAGEIWFGEESMVRIIRWLEKQQIPLDSSVLDIGTGNGVLLIELAKSGYTDLTGIDYSPSAIQLSEKIREKEGMSNIKFKVEDFLAPSAELSGFEICIDKGTFDAISLNPDNAVGKRKQYVRSLCSVLKAEGFFLITSCNWTKEELLNEFREGFEILEELPTPKFCFGGRIGNSVTALVFQRKKLRPSILDKLD; this comes from the exons ATGGCGGTAGCGGGGGAGCGGGCCGGgcgccccgcggggccggggtgTCGGGAGGAGCCCTTCAGCCCCTCGGTGCTAGGCACCAGAGAGCA CTGGGATGCTGCATATGAAAGAGAACTGCAGACATTTGAAGACATTGGAGATGCGGGGGAAATCTG GTTTGGAGAAGAAAGCATGGTTCGAATCATCAGATGGTTGGAAAAACAACAGATTCCCCTTGATAGCTCTGTGCTTGACATTGGAACTGGAAACGGTGTTTTACTGATTGAATTG GCAAAGTCTGGCTACACTGATCTCACTGGGATTGATTATTCCCCTTCTGCAATACAACTTTcagaaaaaataagagagaaagaagggatgTCTAACATTAAATTCAAG GTAGAAGACTTCCTGGCTCCATCAGCTGAGCTGTCAGGATTTGAGATTTGTATTGACAAGGGGACTTTTGATGCCATCAGCCTTAATCCTGATAACGCGGTGGGGAAGAGGAAGCAGTACGTGAGATCTCTCTGCAGTGTATTGAAAGCGGAGGGCTTTTTCCTCATAACGTCTTGCAACTGGACCAAGGAGGAGCTGCTGAACGAGTTCAGAGAAG GATTTGAAATTCTGGAGGAGCTGCCAACACCCAAGTTTTGCTTTGGAGGAAGAATTGGAAACAGTGTAACAGCATtggttttccaaaggaaaaaattgaGGCCATCCATCTTGGACAAATTAGATTAG